The Halosimplex litoreum genome has a window encoding:
- the tmk gene encoding dTMP kinase, with amino-acid sequence MLVTLEGLDGSGKSSAAAHLADSDALPADAVFTREPTESWYGEAVARSIGDADADSLAELFLYTADHADHLSRVVRPALAEGRLVVSDRYSDSRYAYQGATLDAHPDLDADPLDYVRDVHAPFTRRPDATIYLDVDPETGARRAGSTNKMEQVAFLESVRTNYERLIDDDPERFVRIDATRPQAAVLSDVEAAVLTLLE; translated from the coding sequence ATGCTCGTGACGCTGGAGGGGCTCGACGGTAGCGGCAAGTCCTCGGCGGCCGCCCACCTCGCCGACAGCGACGCCCTGCCCGCCGACGCGGTGTTCACTCGTGAACCCACCGAGTCGTGGTACGGCGAGGCGGTCGCCCGCTCTATCGGCGACGCCGACGCCGACTCGCTGGCCGAGTTGTTCCTCTACACCGCCGACCACGCCGACCACCTCTCGCGGGTGGTTCGCCCCGCCCTCGCCGAGGGTCGCCTCGTCGTCTCCGACCGCTACTCCGACTCCCGGTACGCCTACCAGGGCGCGACGCTCGACGCCCACCCCGACCTCGATGCCGACCCCCTGGACTACGTCCGGGACGTACACGCCCCGTTCACTCGCCGCCCGGACGCGACGATCTACCTCGACGTCGATCCCGAGACCGGCGCCCGTCGGGCGGGGTCGACCAACAAGATGGAACAGGTTGCCTTCCTCGAATCGGTGCGGACGAACTACGAGCGGCTGATCGACGACGACCCCGAGCGGTTCGTCCGGATCGACGCTACGCGGCCCCAGGCGGCGGTGCTTTCGGACGTGGAAGCGGCGGTGCTGACGCTGCTGGAGTAA
- the arcS gene encoding archaeosine synthase subunit alpha, translating to MTDHFEVHERDGAARVAEVRLDSPVTTPALVTDADRADDAPESGIAAPVLADAGTGWATEPDAPEGDDSRLTVLPARGFPSGTPDEVQEAFAPEVPDADFPSAAVISADTAADLGTDAYVLSGAPGIAGHAAKFVDSIVQVREAIPYDAALYLPGVATPANVATLVYAGVDLVDADRAVVRGTQGRYLTVDDHQFLEDLDELPCACPTCQQPREEFDRLDCARHNVNALEAALKTARRRIRDGRLRDYVEGQARHEQWLTAVFRRLDQQYGYLEERTPILRQAEITAATEDTIRRVEIQRFAERVTARYRNRFDNPLVLVPCSAGKPYSDSQSHRQYHDAVQWRAHKVSMTSPIGVVPQELELTYPAQHYDSVVTGRWSENEIEFVASVLERYLENTDYPRVIAHVPDDYRPICERVEASLGTAFTYTVEDHPTTTDSLGNLASELSDELKYGKRERQHNTIRAIADYQFGAGAGDELFDDLAVRGSHPGLQAHDGDGEQLAVVVRPYGTLAFTLAGARHWVDSDAPTKRVEIDDFVPHGSVLAPGIVDADEDVRVGDEVVFEGPSAFAVGRAEMSGPEMARSTRGIAAQVRHVDEL from the coding sequence ATGACCGACCACTTCGAGGTCCACGAGCGCGACGGGGCGGCCCGTGTCGCCGAGGTGCGCCTCGACTCGCCGGTGACGACGCCCGCGCTGGTCACCGACGCCGACCGCGCCGACGACGCGCCCGAATCGGGGATCGCGGCGCCGGTCCTGGCCGACGCCGGGACCGGCTGGGCGACCGAACCCGACGCGCCAGAGGGGGACGACTCCCGCCTCACCGTCCTGCCCGCCCGCGGGTTCCCGTCGGGGACGCCCGACGAGGTCCAGGAGGCGTTCGCGCCGGAAGTCCCCGACGCCGACTTCCCGAGCGCCGCCGTAATTTCGGCCGACACCGCCGCCGACCTGGGCACCGACGCCTACGTCCTCTCCGGCGCGCCGGGGATCGCCGGCCACGCCGCGAAGTTCGTCGACTCGATCGTCCAGGTTCGCGAGGCGATCCCCTACGACGCCGCGCTGTATCTCCCGGGTGTCGCCACGCCGGCCAACGTCGCGACGCTGGTCTACGCGGGCGTCGACCTCGTCGACGCCGACCGCGCCGTCGTCCGCGGCACGCAGGGCCGCTATCTCACCGTCGACGACCACCAGTTCCTCGAAGACCTCGACGAACTCCCCTGTGCCTGCCCCACCTGCCAGCAGCCCCGCGAAGAGTTCGACCGGCTGGACTGCGCCCGCCACAACGTCAACGCCCTCGAAGCGGCGCTCAAGACCGCCCGCCGCCGGATCCGCGACGGCCGCCTCCGCGATTACGTCGAGGGCCAGGCCCGTCACGAGCAGTGGCTCACCGCCGTCTTCCGCCGCCTCGACCAGCAGTACGGCTATCTGGAAGAGCGCACCCCCATTTTGCGACAGGCCGAGATCACCGCGGCGACCGAGGATACCATCCGACGCGTGGAGATACAGCGCTTCGCCGAGCGGGTCACCGCCCGCTATCGCAACCGCTTCGACAACCCGCTCGTGCTGGTGCCGTGTTCGGCGGGCAAACCCTACAGCGACTCCCAGAGCCACCGGCAGTACCACGACGCCGTCCAGTGGCGCGCCCACAAGGTGTCGATGACCTCCCCCATCGGCGTCGTCCCGCAGGAGCTCGAACTCACCTACCCCGCTCAGCACTACGATTCGGTGGTGACCGGCCGCTGGAGCGAAAACGAGATCGAGTTCGTCGCGAGCGTTCTAGAGCGCTACCTGGAGAACACGGACTACCCGCGGGTCATCGCGCACGTCCCCGATGACTACCGCCCCATCTGCGAGCGCGTCGAGGCCTCGCTGGGGACGGCGTTCACCTACACCGTCGAAGACCACCCCACGACCACCGACTCCCTGGGCAACCTCGCCAGCGAGCTCTCGGACGAGCTGAAGTACGGCAAGCGCGAGCGCCAGCACAACACCATCAGAGCGATCGCCGACTACCAGTTCGGGGCGGGTGCGGGCGACGAGCTGTTCGACGACCTCGCGGTTCGGGGGAGCCACCCCGGCCTGCAGGCCCACGACGGCGACGGCGAGCAACTGGCCGTGGTCGTCCGCCCCTACGGCACGCTGGCGTTCACGCTCGCCGGCGCGCGCCACTGGGTCGACAGCGACGCCCCGACCAAGCGCGTCGAGATCGACGACTTCGTCCCCCACGGGAGCGTCCTCGCGCCCGGTATCGTCGACGCCGACGAGGACGTCCGCGTCGGCGACGAGGTCGTCTTCGAGGGGCCCAGCGCCTTCGCCGTGGGCCGCGCGGAGATGTCCGGTCCCGAGATGGCCCGGTCGACGCGCGGGATCGCCGCCCAGGTCCGTCACGTCGACGAACTGTAG
- the aglM gene encoding UDP-glucose 6-dehydrogenase AglM has translation MHVSIVGSGYVGTTVAACLADLGHDVTNVDVDEDTVAAINDGESPIHEPGLADLVAEHAGETLRATTDYDAVRETDVTFLALPTPSEDDGAIDLAYMEAGAASLGEALADKDGDHLVVVKSTVVPGSTEEVVAPAIEETSGKTAGEGFHVAMNPEFLRMGTAVADFLDPQKIVFGARESAAYDTLGEVFEPLVAESDATVVETGIREAEMIKYANNGFLASKVSLINDIGNVCKEFDVDAYEVADAIALDDRIGGKFLRSGIGYGGSCFPKDVNAIIAAAHDAGYEPPMLEAAVEVNALQPERLLSLLDERADVAGERVAVLGLSFKPGTDDVRKTRAVPVIEGLQERGAEVVAYDPVATERFDEHYPEIEIDYADSAAGALEGARAAVAVTDWDEFAALDSAFDAMATPLVLDGRHVIERREGIDYVGLTW, from the coding sequence ATGCACGTGAGCATCGTGGGCAGCGGCTACGTCGGGACGACGGTCGCGGCCTGTCTCGCCGATCTGGGTCACGACGTGACGAACGTCGACGTCGACGAGGACACCGTCGCCGCGATCAACGACGGCGAGTCGCCGATCCACGAGCCCGGCCTCGCCGACCTCGTGGCAGAACACGCCGGGGAGACCCTGCGGGCGACCACCGACTACGACGCCGTCCGCGAGACGGACGTGACCTTCCTCGCGCTGCCGACCCCCTCCGAGGACGACGGCGCCATCGACCTAGCCTACATGGAGGCCGGCGCCGCCTCGCTGGGCGAAGCGCTAGCCGACAAAGACGGCGACCACCTCGTCGTCGTCAAGAGCACCGTCGTCCCCGGGTCGACCGAGGAGGTCGTCGCACCCGCGATCGAGGAGACCTCGGGCAAGACCGCCGGCGAAGGGTTCCACGTCGCGATGAACCCCGAATTCCTCCGCATGGGCACCGCCGTCGCGGACTTCCTCGACCCCCAGAAGATCGTCTTCGGCGCCCGCGAATCGGCGGCCTACGACACGCTGGGCGAGGTGTTCGAACCGCTGGTCGCGGAGAGCGACGCCACCGTCGTCGAGACCGGGATCCGCGAGGCCGAGATGATCAAGTACGCCAACAACGGCTTTCTCGCCTCGAAGGTTTCGCTCATCAACGACATCGGGAACGTCTGCAAGGAGTTCGACGTCGACGCCTACGAAGTCGCCGACGCCATCGCCTTAGACGACCGTATCGGTGGGAAATTCCTCCGGTCAGGGATCGGGTACGGCGGCAGCTGCTTTCCGAAAGACGTGAATGCGATTATAGCAGCCGCACACGACGCCGGCTACGAGCCGCCGATGCTCGAAGCCGCGGTCGAAGTGAACGCTCTCCAGCCCGAACGTCTCCTCTCGCTGCTAGACGAGCGGGCAGACGTGGCCGGTGAGCGCGTCGCCGTCCTCGGGCTTTCGTTCAAGCCCGGGACGGACGACGTTCGGAAGACGCGGGCGGTGCCGGTCATCGAAGGACTGCAGGAACGCGGTGCGGAGGTGGTCGCCTACGACCCCGTGGCGACCGAGCGCTTCGACGAACACTACCCCGAGATCGAGATCGACTACGCCGACAGCGCGGCCGGAGCGCTGGAAGGGGCCCGCGCGGCGGTCGCAGTCACCGACTGGGACGAGTTCGCCGCACTCGATTCGGCGTTCGACGCGATGGCGACGCCACTGGTCCTCGACGGTCGACACGTTATCGAGCGCCGCGAAGGGATCGACTACGTCGGCCTGACGTGGTAG